The genomic DNA CACGCACGGGTTGCAGGAACCCGCTGGGCGCCTGGCGTTCATCCTCGAACGTCACTTCTTCCCAGGCATCGCGCTGCGCCAGCAGTTCGCGCAGCAGCAGGTTGTTCATGGCATGGCCCGAGCGGAAGGCGCTGTAGGCCGCCAGCAGCGGCTTGCCCACGAGGTACAGGTCGCCCATGGCGTCGAGGATTTTGTGCCGCGCAAACTCGGCGTCGTAGCGCAGGCCGTCGGCGTTGAGCACCTTGTAGTCGTCCATGACGATGGCGTTGTCCAGCCCGCCGCCCAGCGCCAGGCCATTGGAGCGCAGCATCTCCACGTCTTTGGTGAAGCCGAAGGTGCGCGCGCGGGCGATGTCGCGCGCGTAGTTGCCCGAGCCCAGGTCGAACTCCACGCTCTGCCCGGTGGAATCGACAGCCGGGTGGGCAAAGTCGATCTCGAAGCGCAGCTTGAAGCCGTGGTAGGGCTCCAGGCGCGCCCACTTGAGGTTGTGGCCCTCGCCCTCGCGCACCTCCACCGGGCGCTTGAGGCGGATGAAGCGCTTGGGCGCGTTCTGCAGCTCCACGCCCGCGCTTTGCAGCAGGAACACGAACGAGGCCGAGGAGCCGTCGAGAATGGGCACCTCTTCGGCCGTGATGTCGATGTAAAGATTGTCCAGACCCAGCCCGGCGCAGGCCGACATGAGGTGCTCCACGGTGTGCACCTTGGCGCCGCCCGCGCCGATGGTCGAGGCCATGCGGGTGTCCACCACGGCTGTGGCGGTAATGGGAATGTCCACCGGCTCGGGCAGATCGACACGGCGGAACACGATGCCTGTGTCCGGCTGGGCCGGGCGCAACGTCAATTCGACCCGCTGGCCGCTGTGCAGGCCCACGCCAACGGCGCGGGTCAGGGTCTTGATGGTGCGTTGCTTGAGCATCTTGCAATTTTAGTGGGCCCGCCCAGCAGGAAGTACCTGTGACTTCCTATGACCCTGATAGAAAACGGAACACCTGAAATCGGCGCACGCCCCACCAGGGACGCCGCGCAAGGGACGCCCCGCCGCGCTGGCGTCGTCCCCCTTCCCGCGCTCAGCGAGAGAAGGGGGAAGCGGCGAAGCCGCTCAGGAGGATCTACCCTGTCAATCTGCCTGCTTGCGCAGGAAAGCCGGAATCTCCAGATCATCCATGCCGCCCGACGACAGTGCATCCACGCGGGCCGCTGCCTGCGTGCGGTTGGTGCGCCACACGCTGGGCACCGACATGCTGCCGTAGTCGGCCTGCGAGCCCCCCACCATGCCGCCGGCCACACCCACGGCACCACCCAGGCCACCGCTGGTGGCCATGGGCATTTGGTAGGCGATGTTGTCCGTGCCCGTGCGCAGGCCACCCTGCACCACCGAAATGGGCTGGCGGCGTGCGTTGGGGCGCGACAGGCCTGTGGCCACCACGGTCACGCGGATCTCGTCGCCCAGGCTGTCGTCGTAGGCCGCGCCGTAGATCACATGCGCGTCGGGCGAGGCATAGGCGTTGATGGTGCTCATGGCCAGGCGCGATTCAGACAGCTTCAGGCTGCCCTTGGCGGCCGTCACCAGCACCAACACGCCCTTGGCGCCCGACAGGTCGATGCCTTCCAGCAGCGGGCAGGCCACGGCCTGCTCGGCGGCGATGCGCGCACGGTCGGGGCCGCTGGCGGTGGCCGTGCCCATCATGGCCTTGCCGGGCTCGCCCATCACGGTGCGCACGTCTTCGAAGTCGACGTTCACATGGCCGTATTCGTTAATGATTTCGGCAATGCCGCCCACGGCGTTTTTCAGCACGTCGTTGGCGTGGGCAAAGGCCTCGTCCTGGGTGATGTCATCGCCCAGCACTTCGAGCAGCTTTTCGTTGAGCACCACGATCAGCGAATCCACATTGGCTTCGAGCTCGGCCAGACCGTTGTCGGCATTGCTCATGCGGCGCCCGCCCTCCCAATCGAAGGGCTTGGTGACCACGCCCACGGTGAGGATGCCCATTTCCTTGGCCACGCGCGCAATCACGGGTGCAGCGCCGGTGCCCGTGCCGCCGCCCATGCCGGCGGTGATGAACAGCATGTGCGCGCCCGAGATGGCGGCGCGGATGTCGTCCACCGCGGCTTCGGCGGCTTCACGGGCTTTTTCGGGCTTGCTGCCGGCGCCCAGGCCGCTGTTACCCAGCTGGATGGTGCGGTGGGCCGAGCTGCGGGTGAGCGCCTGCGCGTCGGTGTTGGCGCTGACGAACTCCACGCCCTGCACGCTGCGGGCAATCATGTGTTCGACGGCGTTGCTGCCGCCACCGCCCACACCGATCACCTTGATCTGGGTGCCCTGGTTAAATTCTTCGGCTTCGATCATTTCGATGGTCATGTTGGAGCTCCTGTTTCTAAATTCGTATGCAATTGCCAATGGATGAAAAGGGGTCTGGTTCGCGGTACATAAGGCGGGCCGGTACATCGCCATCGACCGCGCGGTATGCGATGGGGACTCCCTCGTGCAAGCCAGAGTGGGTATTTCATGGTCAGAAATTCCCCACGATGAAGTCTTTGAAACGCCCGAACGCGGTCTTCATCGACCCGCTCTTTTGCGCCACCTTGTAGCCGCGCATGCGGGCCAGACGCGCTTCTTCGAGCAAGCCCATCACCGTGGCGGCGCGGGGCTGGGCCACCATGTCCGACAGTGCACTGGAATACTTGGGGATACCACGGCGCACGGGCTTCAAAAAGATGTCCTCGCCCAGCTCGATCATTCCGGGCATCACCGAGCTGCCGCCGGTGAGCACGATGCCCGACGACAGCACTTCTTCGTAGCCCGACTCGCGCACCACCTGCTGCACGAGCGAGAAGATTTCTTCCACCCGGGGCTCGATCACGCCGGCCAGCGCCTGCTTGCTGAGCATGCGCGGGCTGCGGTCGCCCAGGCCGGGCACTTCCACCTGGGCCTCGGGGTCGGCCAGCAGCTGCTTGGCGTAGCCGCTTTCGACCTTGATGTCTTCGGCGTCCTTCGTGGGCGTGCGCAGCGCCATGGCGATGTCGCTGGTGATCAGGTCGCCGGCAATCGGGATCACCGCCGTGTGGCGGATGGCGCCACCGGTAAAGATGGCCACGTCGGTCGTGCCCGCGCCGATGTCCACCAGCACCACGCCCAGTTCGCGCTCGTCATCGGTCAGCACGGCCTGGCTCGATGCCAGCGGGTTGAGCATGAGCTGCTCCACGTCCAGGCCGCAGCGGCGCACGCACTTGATGATGTTTTCGGCCGCGCTTTGCGCGCCGGTCACGATGTGGATCTTGGCCTCCAGGCGGATGCCGCTCATGCCGATGGGCTCTTTCACGTCCTGCCCGTCGATCACGAATTCCTGCGGCTCCACCAGCAACAGGCGCTGGTCGCTGCTGATGTTGATGGCCTTGGCGGTTTCGACCA from Acidovorax sp. T1 includes the following:
- the lpxC gene encoding UDP-3-O-acyl-N-acetylglucosamine deacetylase: MLKQRTIKTLTRAVGVGLHSGQRVELTLRPAQPDTGIVFRRVDLPEPVDIPITATAVVDTRMASTIGAGGAKVHTVEHLMSACAGLGLDNLYIDITAEEVPILDGSSASFVFLLQSAGVELQNAPKRFIRLKRPVEVREGEGHNLKWARLEPYHGFKLRFEIDFAHPAVDSTGQSVEFDLGSGNYARDIARARTFGFTKDVEMLRSNGLALGGGLDNAIVMDDYKVLNADGLRYDAEFARHKILDAMGDLYLVGKPLLAAYSAFRSGHAMNNLLLRELLAQRDAWEEVTFEDERQAPSGFLQPVRAW
- the ftsA gene encoding cell division protein FtsA, which encodes MAREYKDVVVGLDIGTAKVMAVVAEVLPNGELKLAGLGVAPSNGLKRGVVVNIDATVQSIQQALKEAELMADCKIQRVYTGITGSHIRGLNSSGMVAVKDKEVTAADVARVVETAKAINISSDQRLLLVEPQEFVIDGQDVKEPIGMSGIRLEAKIHIVTGAQSAAENIIKCVRRCGLDVEQLMLNPLASSQAVLTDDERELGVVLVDIGAGTTDVAIFTGGAIRHTAVIPIAGDLITSDIAMALRTPTKDAEDIKVESGYAKQLLADPEAQVEVPGLGDRSPRMLSKQALAGVIEPRVEEIFSLVQQVVRESGYEEVLSSGIVLTGGSSVMPGMIELGEDIFLKPVRRGIPKYSSALSDMVAQPRAATVMGLLEEARLARMRGYKVAQKSGSMKTAFGRFKDFIVGNF
- the ftsZ gene encoding cell division protein FtsZ — translated: MTIEMIEAEEFNQGTQIKVIGVGGGGSNAVEHMIARSVQGVEFVSANTDAQALTRSSAHRTIQLGNSGLGAGSKPEKAREAAEAAVDDIRAAISGAHMLFITAGMGGGTGTGAAPVIARVAKEMGILTVGVVTKPFDWEGGRRMSNADNGLAELEANVDSLIVVLNEKLLEVLGDDITQDEAFAHANDVLKNAVGGIAEIINEYGHVNVDFEDVRTVMGEPGKAMMGTATASGPDRARIAAEQAVACPLLEGIDLSGAKGVLVLVTAAKGSLKLSESRLAMSTINAYASPDAHVIYGAAYDDSLGDEIRVTVVATGLSRPNARRQPISVVQGGLRTGTDNIAYQMPMATSGGLGGAVGVAGGMVGGSQADYGSMSVPSVWRTNRTQAAARVDALSSGGMDDLEIPAFLRKQAD